The following proteins come from a genomic window of Dreissena polymorpha isolate Duluth1 chromosome 1, UMN_Dpol_1.0, whole genome shotgun sequence:
- the LOC127864618 gene encoding uncharacterized protein LOC127864618 isoform X3, whose translation MGLMHYDASLSPDQLVFACSPVRKEAVHYTVMQGFMVSVRKEAVHYTVMQGFMVSVCACSPVRKEAVHYTVMQGFMVSVQSRRKLSTIQLCKVSGSQSSQEGSCPLYSYARFHGLSPVRKEAVHYTVMQGVMVQSSREGSCPLYSYARCHGAVQSGRKLSTIQLCKVSWCSPVRKEAVHYTVMQGLMVSVQSRRKLSTIQLCKVSGSQSSQEGSCPLYSYARFHGLSPVRKEAVHYTVMQGVMVQSSQEGSCPLYSYARFHGAVQSGRKLSTIQLCKVSWSQSSKEGSCPLYSYARFHGLSPVRKEAFHYTVMQGFMVSVQSGRKLSTIQLCKVSWCSPVRKEAVHYTVMQGVMVQSSQEGSCPLYSYARFHGLIQSGRKLSTIQLCKVSWSHSPVRKEAVHYTVMQGVMVQSSQEGSCPLYSYARFHGLIQSGRKLSTIQLCKVSWSHSPVRKEAVHYTVMQGVMVQSSQEGSCPLYSYARFHGLIQSGRKLSTIQLCKVSWSH comes from the exons ATGGGTCTTATGCATTATGACGCCAGCTTATCTCCTGACCAGTTAGTGTTTGCGTGCAGTCCAGTCAGGAAGGAAGCTGTCCACTATACAGTTATGCAAGGGTTCATGGTCTCAGTCAGGAAGGAAGCTGTCCACTATACAGTtatgcaaggtttcatggtctcagtGTGTGCGTGCAGTCCAGTCAGGAAGGAAGCTGTCCACTATACAGTTATGCAAG gtttcatggtctcagtCCAGTCAAGAAGGAAGCTGTCCACTATACAGTTATGCAAGGTTTCAGGGTCTCAGTCCAGTCAGGAAGGAAGCTGTCCACTATACAGTtatgcaaggtttcatggtctcagtCCAGTCAGGAAGGAAGCTGTCCACTATACAGTTATGCAAG GTGTCATGGTGCAGTCCAGTCGGGAAGGAAGCTGTCCACTATACAGTTATGCAAGGTGTCATGGTGCAGTCCAGTCAGGAAGGAAGCTGTCCACTATACAGTTATGCAAGGTTTCATGGTGCAGTCCAGTCAGGAAGGAAGCTGTCCACTATACAGTTATGCAAGGTTTAATGGTCTCAGTCCAGTCAAGAAGGAAGCTGTCCACTATACAGTTATGCAAGGTTTCAGGGTCTCAGTCCAGTCAGGAAGGAAGCTGTCCACTATACAGTtatgcaaggtttcatggtctcagtCCAGTCAGGAAGGAAGCTGTCCACTATACAGTTATGCAAG GTGTCATGGTGCAGTCCAGTCAGGAAGGAAGCTGTCCACTATACAGTTATGCAAGGTTTCATGGTGCAGTCCAGTCAGGAAGGAAGCTGTCCACTATACAGTtatgcaaggtttcatggtctcagtCCAGTAAAGAAGGAAGCTGTCCACTATACAGTTATGCAAGGTTTCATGGCCTCAGTCCAGTCAGGAAGGAAGCTTTCCACTATACAGTtatgcaaggtttcatggtctcagtCCAGTCAGGAAGGAAGCTGTCCACTATACAGTTATGCAAGGTGTCATGGTGCAGTCCAGTCAGGAAGGAAGCTGTCCACTATACAGTTATGCAAGGTGTCATGGTGCAGTCCAGTCAGGAAGGAAGCTGTCCACTATACAGTtatgcaaggtttcatggtctcatccAGTCAGGAAGGAAGCTGTCCACTATACAGTtatgcaaggtttcatggtctcacagTCCAGTCAGGAAGGAAGCTGTCCACTATACAGTTATGCAAGGTGTCATGGTGCAGTCCAGTCAGGAAGGAAGCTGTCCACTATACAGTtatgcaaggtttcatggtctcatccAGTCAGGAAGGAAGCTGTCCACTATACAGTtatgcaaggtttcatggtctcacagTCCAGTCAGGAAGGAAGCTGTCCACTATACAGTTATGCAAGGTGTCATGGTGCAGTCCAGTCAGGAAGGAAGCTGTCCACTATACAGTtatgcaaggtttcatggtctcatccAGTCAGGAAGGAAGCTGTCCACTATACAGTtatgcaaggtttcatggtctcattag
- the LOC127864618 gene encoding uncharacterized protein LOC127864618 isoform X12 — protein sequence MGLMHYDASLSPDQLVFACSPVRKEAVHYTVMQGFMVSVRKEAVHYTVMQGFMVSVCACSPVRKEAVHYTVMQGFMVSVQSRRKLSTIQLCKVSGSQSSQEGSCPLYSYARFHGLSPVRKEAVHYTVMQGVMVQSSREGSCPLYSYARCHGAVQSGRKLSTIQLCKVSWCSPVRKEAVHYTVMQGVMVQSSQEGSCPLYSYARFHGAVQSGRKLSTIQLCKVSWSQSSKEGSCPLYSYARFHGLSPVRKEAFHYTVMQGFMVSVQSGRKLSTIQLCKVSWCSPVRKEAVHYTVMQGVMVQSSQEGSCPLYSYARFHGLIQSGRKLSTIQLCKVSWSHSPVRKEAVHYTVMQGVMVQSSQEGSCPLYSYARFHGLIQSGRKLSTIQLCKVSWSHSPVRKEAVHYTVMQGVMVQSSQEGSCPLYSYARFHGLIQSGRKLSTIQLCKVSWSH from the exons ATGGGTCTTATGCATTATGACGCCAGCTTATCTCCTGACCAGTTAGTGTTTGCGTGCAGTCCAGTCAGGAAGGAAGCTGTCCACTATACAGTTATGCAAGGGTTCATGGTCTCAGTCAGGAAGGAAGCTGTCCACTATACAGTtatgcaaggtttcatggtctcagtGTGTGCGTGCAGTCCAGTCAGGAAGGAAGCTGTCCACTATACAGTTATGCAAG gtttcatggtctcagtCCAGTCAAGAAGGAAGCTGTCCACTATACAGTTATGCAAGGTTTCAGGGTCTCAGTCCAGTCAGGAAGGAAGCTGTCCACTATACAGTtatgcaaggtttcatggtctcagtCCAGTCAGGAAGGAAGCTGTCCACTATACAGTTATGCAAG GTGTCATGGTGCAGTCCAGTCGGGAAGGAAGCTGTCCACTATACAGTTATGCAAGGTGTCATGGTGCAGTCCAGTCAGGAAGGAAGCTGTCCACTATACAGTTATGCAAGGTTTCATGGTGCAGTCCAGTCAGGAAGGAAGCTGTCCACTATACAGTTATGCAAG GTGTCATGGTGCAGTCCAGTCAGGAAGGAAGCTGTCCACTATACAGTTATGCAAGGTTTCATGGTGCAGTCCAGTCAGGAAGGAAGCTGTCCACTATACAGTtatgcaaggtttcatggtctcagtCCAGTAAAGAAGGAAGCTGTCCACTATACAGTTATGCAAGGTTTCATGGCCTCAGTCCAGTCAGGAAGGAAGCTTTCCACTATACAGTtatgcaaggtttcatggtctcagtCCAGTCAGGAAGGAAGCTGTCCACTATACAGTTATGCAAGGTGTCATGGTGCAGTCCAGTCAGGAAGGAAGCTGTCCACTATACAGTTATGCAAGGTGTCATGGTGCAGTCCAGTCAGGAAGGAAGCTGTCCACTATACAGTtatgcaaggtttcatggtctcatccAGTCAGGAAGGAAGCTGTCCACTATACAGTtatgcaaggtttcatggtctcacagTCCAGTCAGGAAGGAAGCTGTCCACTATACAGTTATGCAAGGTGTCATGGTGCAGTCCAGTCAGGAAGGAAGCTGTCCACTATACAGTtatgcaaggtttcatggtctcatccAGTCAGGAAGGAAGCTGTCCACTATACAGTtatgcaaggtttcatggtctcacagTCCAGTCAGGAAGGAAGCTGTCCACTATACAGTTATGCAAGGTGTCATGGTGCAGTCCAGTCAGGAAGGAAGCTGTCCACTATACAGTtatgcaaggtttcatggtctcatccAGTCAGGAAGGAAGCTGTCCACTATACAGTtatgcaaggtttcatggtctcattag
- the LOC127864618 gene encoding uncharacterized protein LOC127864618 isoform X1 yields the protein MGLMHYDASLSPDQLVFACSPVRKEAVHYTVMQGFMVSVRKEAVHYTVMQGFMVSVCACSPVRKEAVHYTVMQGFMVQSSQEGSCPLYSYARFHGLSPVKKEAVHYTVMQGFRVSVQSGRKLSTIQLCKVSWSQSSQEGSCPLYSYARCHGAVQSGRKLSTIQLCKVSWCSPVRKEAVHYTVMQGFMVQSSQEGSCPLYSYARFNGLSPVKKEAVHYTVMQGFRVSVQSGRKLSTIQLCKVSWSQSSQEGSCPLYSYARCHGAVQSGRKLSTLQLRKVSWCSPVGKEAVHYTVMQGVMVQSSQEGSCPLYSYARFHGAVQSGRKLSTIQLCKVSWSQSSKEGSCPLYSYARFHGLSPVRKEAFHYTVMQGFMVSVQSGRKLSTIQLCKVSWCSPVRKEAVHYTVMQGVMVQSSQEGSCPLYSYARFHGLIQSGRKLSTIQLCKVSWSHSPVRKEAVHYTVMQGVMVQSSQEGSCPLYSYARFHGLIQSGRKLSTIQLCKVSWSHSPVRKEAVHYTVMQGVMVQSSQEGSCPLYSYARFHGLIQSGRKLSTIQLCKVSWSH from the exons ATGGGTCTTATGCATTATGACGCCAGCTTATCTCCTGACCAGTTAGTGTTTGCGTGCAGTCCAGTCAGGAAGGAAGCTGTCCACTATACAGTTATGCAAGGGTTCATGGTCTCAGTCAGGAAGGAAGCTGTCCACTATACAGTtatgcaaggtttcatggtctcagtGTGTGCGTGCAGTCCAGTCAGGAAGGAAGCTGTCCACTATACAGTTATGCAAG GTTTCATGGTGCAGTCCAGTCAGGAAGGAAGCTGTCCACTATACAGTtatgcaaggtttcatggtctcagtCCAGTCAAGAAGGAAGCTGTCCACTATACAGTTATGCAAGGTTTCAGGGTCTCAGTCCAGTCAGGAAGGAAGCTGTCCACTATACAGTtatgcaaggtttcatggtctcagtCCAGTCAGGAAGGAAGCTGTCCACTATACAGTTATGCAAG GTGTCATGGTGCAGTCCAGTCGGGAAGGAAGCTGTCCACTATACAGTTATGCAAGGTGTCATGGTGCAGTCCAGTCAGGAAGGAAGCTGTCCACTATACAGTTATGCAAGGTTTCATGGTGCAGTCCAGTCAGGAAGGAAGCTGTCCACTATACAGTTATGCAAGGTTTAATGGTCTCAGTCCAGTCAAGAAGGAAGCTGTCCACTATACAGTTATGCAAGGTTTCAGGGTCTCAGTCCAGTCAGGAAGGAAGCTGTCCACTATACAGTtatgcaaggtttcatggtctcagtCCAGTCAGGAAGGAAGCTGTCCACTATACAGTTATGCAAGGTGTCATGGTGCAGTCCAGTCAGGAAGGAAGCTGTCCACTTTACAGTTACGCAAGGTGTCATGGTGCAGTCCAGTCGGGAAGGAAGCTGTCCACTATACAGTTATGCAAGGTGTCATGGTGCAGTCCAGTCAGGAAGGAAGCTGTCCACTATACAGTTATGCAAGGTTTCATGGTGCAGTCCAGTCAGGAAGGAAGCTGTCCACTATACAGTtatgcaaggtttcatggtctcagtCCAGTAAAGAAGGAAGCTGTCCACTATACAGTTATGCAAGGTTTCATGGCCTCAGTCCAGTCAGGAAGGAAGCTTTCCACTATACAGTtatgcaaggtttcatggtctcagtCCAGTCAGGAAGGAAGCTGTCCACTATACAGTTATGCAAGGTGTCATGGTGCAGTCCAGTCAGGAAGGAAGCTGTCCACTATACAGTTATGCAAGGTGTCATGGTGCAGTCCAGTCAGGAAGGAAGCTGTCCACTATACAGTtatgcaaggtttcatggtctcatccAGTCAGGAAGGAAGCTGTCCACTATACAGTtatgcaaggtttcatggtctcacagTCCAGTCAGGAAGGAAGCTGTCCACTATACAGTTATGCAAGGTGTCATGGTGCAGTCCAGTCAGGAAGGAAGCTGTCCACTATACAGTtatgcaaggtttcatggtctcatccAGTCAGGAAGGAAGCTGTCCACTATACAGTtatgcaaggtttcatggtctcacagTCCAGTCAGGAAGGAAGCTGTCCACTATACAGTTATGCAAGGTGTCATGGTGCAGTCCAGTCAGGAAGGAAGCTGTCCACTATACAGTtatgcaaggtttcatggtctcatccAGTCAGGAAGGAAGCTGTCCACTATACAGTtatgcaaggtttcatggtctcattag
- the LOC127864618 gene encoding uncharacterized protein LOC127864618 isoform X6, giving the protein MGLMHYDASLSPDQLVFACSPVRKEAVHYTVMQGFMVSVRKEAVHYTVMQGFMVSVCACSPVRKEAVHYTVMQGFMVSVQSRRKLSTIQLCKVSGSQSSQEGSCPLYSYARFHGLSPVRKEAVHYTVMQGVMVQSSREGSCPLYSYARCHGAVQSGRKLSTIQLCKVSWCSPVRKEAVHYTVMQGLMVSVQSRRKLSTIQLCKVSGSQSSQEGSCPLYSYARFHGLSPVRKEAVHYTVMQGVMVQSSQEGSCPLYSYARCHGAVQSGRKLSTIQLCKVSWCSPVRKEAVHYTVMQGFMVSVQSGRKLSTIQLCKVSWCSPVRKEAVHYTVMQGVMVQSSQEGSCPLYSYARFHGLIQSGRKLSTIQLCKVSWSHSPVRKEAVHYTVMQGVMVQSSQEGSCPLYSYARFHGLIQSGRKLSTIQLCKVSWSHSPVRKEAVHYTVMQGVMVQSSQEGSCPLYSYARFHGLIQSGRKLSTIQLCKVSWSH; this is encoded by the exons ATGGGTCTTATGCATTATGACGCCAGCTTATCTCCTGACCAGTTAGTGTTTGCGTGCAGTCCAGTCAGGAAGGAAGCTGTCCACTATACAGTTATGCAAGGGTTCATGGTCTCAGTCAGGAAGGAAGCTGTCCACTATACAGTtatgcaaggtttcatggtctcagtGTGTGCGTGCAGTCCAGTCAGGAAGGAAGCTGTCCACTATACAGTTATGCAAG gtttcatggtctcagtCCAGTCAAGAAGGAAGCTGTCCACTATACAGTTATGCAAGGTTTCAGGGTCTCAGTCCAGTCAGGAAGGAAGCTGTCCACTATACAGTtatgcaaggtttcatggtctcagtCCAGTCAGGAAGGAAGCTGTCCACTATACAGTTATGCAAG GTGTCATGGTGCAGTCCAGTCGGGAAGGAAGCTGTCCACTATACAGTTATGCAAGGTGTCATGGTGCAGTCCAGTCAGGAAGGAAGCTGTCCACTATACAGTTATGCAAGGTTTCATGGTGCAGTCCAGTCAGGAAGGAAGCTGTCCACTATACAGTTATGCAAGGTTTAATGGTCTCAGTCCAGTCAAGAAGGAAGCTGTCCACTATACAGTTATGCAAGGTTTCAGGGTCTCAGTCCAGTCAGGAAGGAAGCTGTCCACTATACAGTtatgcaaggtttcatggtctcagtCCAGTCAGGAAGGAAGCTGTCCACTATACAGTTATGCAAGGTGTCATGGTGCAGTCCAGTCAGGAAGGAAGCTGTCCACTTTACAGTTACGCAAGGTGTCATGGTGCAGTCCAGTCGGGAAGGAAGCTGTCCACTATACAGTTATGCAAGGTGTCATGGTGCAGTCCAGTCAGGAAGGAAGCTGTCCACTATACAGTTATGCAAG gtttcatggtctcagtCCAGTCAGGAAGGAAGCTGTCCACTATACAGTTATGCAAGGTGTCATGGTGCAGTCCAGTCAGGAAGGAAGCTGTCCACTATACAGTTATGCAAGGTGTCATGGTGCAGTCCAGTCAGGAAGGAAGCTGTCCACTATACAGTtatgcaaggtttcatggtctcatccAGTCAGGAAGGAAGCTGTCCACTATACAGTtatgcaaggtttcatggtctcacagTCCAGTCAGGAAGGAAGCTGTCCACTATACAGTTATGCAAGGTGTCATGGTGCAGTCCAGTCAGGAAGGAAGCTGTCCACTATACAGTtatgcaaggtttcatggtctcatccAGTCAGGAAGGAAGCTGTCCACTATACAGTtatgcaaggtttcatggtctcacagTCCAGTCAGGAAGGAAGCTGTCCACTATACAGTTATGCAAGGTGTCATGGTGCAGTCCAGTCAGGAAGGAAGCTGTCCACTATACAGTtatgcaaggtttcatggtctcatccAGTCAGGAAGGAAGCTGTCCACTATACAGTtatgcaaggtttcatggtctcattag
- the LOC127864618 gene encoding uncharacterized protein LOC127864618 isoform X13, producing the protein MGLMHYDASLSPDQLVFACSPVRKEAVHYTVMQGFMVSVRKEAVHYTVMQGFMVSVCACSPVRKEAVHYTVMQGFMVSVQSRRKLSTIQLCKVSGSQSSQEGSCPLYSYARFHGLSPVRKEAVHYTVMQGVMVQSSREGSCPLYSYARCHGAVQSGRKLSTIQLCKVSWCSPVRKEAVHYTVMQGLMVSVQSRRKLSTIQLCKVSGSQSSQEGSCPLYSYARFHGLSPVRKEAVHYTVMQGVMVQSSQEGSCPLYSYARCHGAVQSGRKLSTIQLCKVSWCSPVRKEAVHYTVMQGFMVQSSQEGSCPLYSYARFHGLSPVKKEAVHYTVMQGFMASVQSGRKLSTIQLCKVSWSQSSQEGSCPLYSYARCHGAVQSGRKLSTIQLCKVSWCSPVRKEAVHYTVMQGVMVQSSQEGSCPLYSYARFHGLIQSGRKLSTIQLCKVSWSH; encoded by the exons ATGGGTCTTATGCATTATGACGCCAGCTTATCTCCTGACCAGTTAGTGTTTGCGTGCAGTCCAGTCAGGAAGGAAGCTGTCCACTATACAGTTATGCAAGGGTTCATGGTCTCAGTCAGGAAGGAAGCTGTCCACTATACAGTtatgcaaggtttcatggtctcagtGTGTGCGTGCAGTCCAGTCAGGAAGGAAGCTGTCCACTATACAGTTATGCAAG gtttcatggtctcagtCCAGTCAAGAAGGAAGCTGTCCACTATACAGTTATGCAAGGTTTCAGGGTCTCAGTCCAGTCAGGAAGGAAGCTGTCCACTATACAGTtatgcaaggtttcatggtctcagtCCAGTCAGGAAGGAAGCTGTCCACTATACAGTTATGCAAG GTGTCATGGTGCAGTCCAGTCGGGAAGGAAGCTGTCCACTATACAGTTATGCAAGGTGTCATGGTGCAGTCCAGTCAGGAAGGAAGCTGTCCACTATACAGTTATGCAAGGTTTCATGGTGCAGTCCAGTCAGGAAGGAAGCTGTCCACTATACAGTTATGCAAGGTTTAATGGTCTCAGTCCAGTCAAGAAGGAAGCTGTCCACTATACAGTTATGCAAGGTTTCAGGGTCTCAGTCCAGTCAGGAAGGAAGCTGTCCACTATACAGTtatgcaaggtttcatggtctcagtCCAGTCAGGAAGGAAGCTGTCCACTATACAGTTATGCAAGGTGTCATGGTGCAGTCCAGTCAGGAAGGAAGCTGTCCACTTTACAGTTACGCAAGGTGTCATGGTGCAGTCCAGTCGGGAAGGAAGCTGTCCACTATACAGTTATGCAAGGTGTCATGGTGCAGTCCAGTCAGGAAGGAAGCTGTCCACTATACAGTTATGCAAGGTTTCATGGTGCAGTCCAGTCAGGAAGGAAGCTGTCCACTATACAGTtatgcaaggtttcatggtctcagtCCAGTAAAGAAGGAAGCTGTCCACTATACAGTTATGCAAGGTTTCATGGCCTCAGTCCAGTCAGGAAGGAAGCTTTCCACTATACAGTtatgcaaggtttcatggtctcagtCCAGTCAGGAAGGAAGCTGTCCACTATACAGTTATGCAAGGTGTCATGGTGCAGTCCAGTCAGGAAGGAAGCTGTCCACTATACAGTTATGCAAGGTGTCATGGTGCAGTCCAGTCAGGAAGGAAGCTGTCCACTATACAGTtatgcaag GTGTCATGGTGCAGTCCAGTCAGGAAGGAAGCTGTCCACTATACAGTtatgcaaggtttcatggtctcatccAGTCAGGAAGGAAGCTGTCCACTATACAGTtatgcaaggtttcatggtctcattag
- the LOC127864618 gene encoding uncharacterized protein LOC127864618 isoform X5: MGLMHYDASLSPDQLVFACSPVRKEAVHYTVMQGFMVSVRKEAVHYTVMQGFMVSVCACSPVRKEAVHYTVMQGFMVSVQSRRKLSTIQLCKVSGSQSSQEGSCPLYSYARFHGLSPVRKEAVHYTVMQGVMVQSSREGSCPLYSYARCHGAVQSGRKLSTIQLCKVSWCSPVRKEAVHYTVMQGLMVSVQSRRKLSTIQLCKVSGSQSSQEGSCPLYSYARFHGLSPVRKEAVHYTVMQGVMVQSSQEGSCPLYSYARCHGAVQSGRKLSTIQLCKVSWCSPVRKEAVHYTVMQGFMVQSSQEGSCPLYSYARFHGLSPVKKEAVHYTVMQGFMASVQSGRKLSTIQLCKVSWSQSSQEGSCPLYSYARCHGAVQSGRKLSTIQLCKVSWCSPVRKEAVHYTVMQGVMVQSSQEGSCPLYSYARFHGLIQSGRKLSTIQLCKVSWSHSPVRKEAVHYTVMQGVMVQSSQEGSCPLYSYARFHGLIQSGRKLSTIQLCKVSWSH, translated from the exons ATGGGTCTTATGCATTATGACGCCAGCTTATCTCCTGACCAGTTAGTGTTTGCGTGCAGTCCAGTCAGGAAGGAAGCTGTCCACTATACAGTTATGCAAGGGTTCATGGTCTCAGTCAGGAAGGAAGCTGTCCACTATACAGTtatgcaaggtttcatggtctcagtGTGTGCGTGCAGTCCAGTCAGGAAGGAAGCTGTCCACTATACAGTTATGCAAG gtttcatggtctcagtCCAGTCAAGAAGGAAGCTGTCCACTATACAGTTATGCAAGGTTTCAGGGTCTCAGTCCAGTCAGGAAGGAAGCTGTCCACTATACAGTtatgcaaggtttcatggtctcagtCCAGTCAGGAAGGAAGCTGTCCACTATACAGTTATGCAAG GTGTCATGGTGCAGTCCAGTCGGGAAGGAAGCTGTCCACTATACAGTTATGCAAGGTGTCATGGTGCAGTCCAGTCAGGAAGGAAGCTGTCCACTATACAGTTATGCAAGGTTTCATGGTGCAGTCCAGTCAGGAAGGAAGCTGTCCACTATACAGTTATGCAAGGTTTAATGGTCTCAGTCCAGTCAAGAAGGAAGCTGTCCACTATACAGTTATGCAAGGTTTCAGGGTCTCAGTCCAGTCAGGAAGGAAGCTGTCCACTATACAGTtatgcaaggtttcatggtctcagtCCAGTCAGGAAGGAAGCTGTCCACTATACAGTTATGCAAGGTGTCATGGTGCAGTCCAGTCAGGAAGGAAGCTGTCCACTTTACAGTTACGCAAGGTGTCATGGTGCAGTCCAGTCGGGAAGGAAGCTGTCCACTATACAGTTATGCAAGGTGTCATGGTGCAGTCCAGTCAGGAAGGAAGCTGTCCACTATACAGTTATGCAAGGTTTCATGGTGCAGTCCAGTCAGGAAGGAAGCTGTCCACTATACAGTtatgcaaggtttcatggtctcagtCCAGTAAAGAAGGAAGCTGTCCACTATACAGTTATGCAAGGTTTCATGGCCTCAGTCCAGTCAGGAAGGAAGCTTTCCACTATACAGTtatgcaaggtttcatggtctcagtCCAGTCAGGAAGGAAGCTGTCCACTATACAGTTATGCAAGGTGTCATGGTGCAGTCCAGTCAGGAAGGAAGCTGTCCACTATACAGTTATGCAAGGTGTCATGGTGCAGTCCAGTCAGGAAGGAAGCTGTCCACTATACAGTtatgcaag GTGTCATGGTGCAGTCCAGTCAGGAAGGAAGCTGTCCACTATACAGTtatgcaaggtttcatggtctcatccAGTCAGGAAGGAAGCTGTCCACTATACAGTtatgcaaggtttcatggtctcacagTCCAGTCAGGAAGGAAGCTGTCCACTATACAGTTATGCAAGGTGTCATGGTGCAGTCCAGTCAGGAAGGAAGCTGTCCACTATACAGTtatgcaaggtttcatggtctcatccAGTCAGGAAGGAAGCTGTCCACTATACAGTtatgcaaggtttcatggtctcattag
- the LOC127864618 gene encoding uncharacterized protein LOC127864618 isoform X4 — MGLMHYDASLSPDQLVFACSPVRKEAVHYTVMQGFMVSVRKEAVHYTVMQGFMVSVCACSPVRKEAVHYTVMQGFMVQSSQEGSCPLYSYARCHGAVQSGRKLSTIQLCKVSWCSPVRKEAVHYTVMQGFMVQSSQEGSCPLYSYARFNGLSPVKKEAVHYTVMQGFRVSVQSGRKLSTIQLCKVSWSQSSQEGSCPLYSYARCHGAVQSGRKLSTLQLRKVSWCSPVGKEAVHYTVMQGVMVQSSQEGSCPLYSYARFHGAVQSGRKLSTIQLCKVSWSQSSKEGSCPLYSYARFHGLSPVRKEAFHYTVMQGFMVSVQSGRKLSTIQLCKVSWCSPVRKEAVHYTVMQGVMVQSSQEGSCPLYSYARFHGLIQSGRKLSTIQLCKVSWSHSPVRKEAVHYTVMQGVMVQSSQEGSCPLYSYARFHGLIQSGRKLSTIQLCKVSWSHSPVRKEAVHYTVMQGVMVQSSQEGSCPLYSYARFHGLIQSGRKLSTIQLCKVSWSH, encoded by the exons ATGGGTCTTATGCATTATGACGCCAGCTTATCTCCTGACCAGTTAGTGTTTGCGTGCAGTCCAGTCAGGAAGGAAGCTGTCCACTATACAGTTATGCAAGGGTTCATGGTCTCAGTCAGGAAGGAAGCTGTCCACTATACAGTtatgcaaggtttcatggtctcagtGTGTGCGTGCAGTCCAGTCAGGAAGGAAGCTGTCCACTATACAGTTATGCAAG GTTTCATGGTGCAGTCCAGTCAGGAAGGAAGCTGTCCACTATACAGTtatgcaag GTGTCATGGTGCAGTCCAGTCGGGAAGGAAGCTGTCCACTATACAGTTATGCAAGGTGTCATGGTGCAGTCCAGTCAGGAAGGAAGCTGTCCACTATACAGTTATGCAAGGTTTCATGGTGCAGTCCAGTCAGGAAGGAAGCTGTCCACTATACAGTTATGCAAGGTTTAATGGTCTCAGTCCAGTCAAGAAGGAAGCTGTCCACTATACAGTTATGCAAGGTTTCAGGGTCTCAGTCCAGTCAGGAAGGAAGCTGTCCACTATACAGTtatgcaaggtttcatggtctcagtCCAGTCAGGAAGGAAGCTGTCCACTATACAGTTATGCAAGGTGTCATGGTGCAGTCCAGTCAGGAAGGAAGCTGTCCACTTTACAGTTACGCAAGGTGTCATGGTGCAGTCCAGTCGGGAAGGAAGCTGTCCACTATACAGTTATGCAAGGTGTCATGGTGCAGTCCAGTCAGGAAGGAAGCTGTCCACTATACAGTTATGCAAGGTTTCATGGTGCAGTCCAGTCAGGAAGGAAGCTGTCCACTATACAGTtatgcaaggtttcatggtctcagtCCAGTAAAGAAGGAAGCTGTCCACTATACAGTTATGCAAGGTTTCATGGCCTCAGTCCAGTCAGGAAGGAAGCTTTCCACTATACAGTtatgcaaggtttcatggtctcagtCCAGTCAGGAAGGAAGCTGTCCACTATACAGTTATGCAAGGTGTCATGGTGCAGTCCAGTCAGGAAGGAAGCTGTCCACTATACAGTTATGCAAGGTGTCATGGTGCAGTCCAGTCAGGAAGGAAGCTGTCCACTATACAGTtatgcaaggtttcatggtctcatccAGTCAGGAAGGAAGCTGTCCACTATACAGTtatgcaaggtttcatggtctcacagTCCAGTCAGGAAGGAAGCTGTCCACTATACAGTTATGCAAGGTGTCATGGTGCAGTCCAGTCAGGAAGGAAGCTGTCCACTATACAGTtatgcaaggtttcatggtctcatccAGTCAGGAAGGAAGCTGTCCACTATACAGTtatgcaaggtttcatggtctcacagTCCAGTCAGGAAGGAAGCTGTCCACTATACAGTTATGCAAGGTGTCATGGTGCAGTCCAGTCAGGAAGGAAGCTGTCCACTATACAGTtatgcaaggtttcatggtctcatccAGTCAGGAAGGAAGCTGTCCACTATACAGTtatgcaaggtttcatggtctcattag